Proteins encoded by one window of Coleofasciculus sp. FACHB-1120:
- a CDS encoding PCP reductase family protein codes for MRDSDFTDVLQWTPEAKAKLKNIPFFVRSQARQRIEQIARAGGVEVVTADLVEQARLEFGQ; via the coding sequence ATGCGCGATTCTGATTTTACAGATGTTTTACAGTGGACGCCGGAAGCAAAGGCAAAGCTGAAAAATATTCCCTTTTTTGTTCGTTCCCAAGCGCGTCAGCGAATTGAGCAGATCGCTCGTGCAGGGGGTGTGGAAGTTGTCACTGCTGATTTAGTAGAGCAGGCGCGGCTAGAATTTGGGCAGTGA